The genomic window CACAATCGCCTCCAGAATCTCGGGCACGCCCTCTCCGGTTTTGGCGCTGACAGGGATCGCATCGTTGCCATCAAGACCAACCGCCTGCTCAATCATTTCCTTTGTGCGCGGAATGTCGGCGCTGGGCAGGTCAATTTTGTTGATGACCGGAATGATCTCCAGTCCATGATTGATGGCCAGATAGGCATTGGCCAGCGTCTGCGCCTCCACACCCTGCGAGGCATCCACCACCAGCAGTGCGCCTTCACAGGAAGCGAGCGAGCGCGAAACCTCATAGGAAAAATCCACGTGTCCAGGCGTATCAATCAGGTTCAGTTGATAGGTCTGTCCGTCTCGGGCCGGATACATCATGCGCACGGCATGGGCCTTGATGGTGATGCCCCGCTCGCGTTCCAGGTCCATGGCGTCGAGCACCTGGGCCTGCATCTCGCGCGCAGAAAGCGCGCCGGTCAGCTCCAGCAGACGGTCTGAGAGCGTGCTCTTGCCATGATCAATGTGCGCAATGATCGCGAAATTGCGGATAAGCTTGCTGTCCATGGGAAAACTAGTAAGGCGGAAGGGCAGGCAGCACACTCGACCACATTCTGCAGAGTGGACATCCTGCTTCTTTCAAAAGACTTTCCAAACCTGTGTCTTTATTATCGCAGAGAAACCAGCCCACCTCTGCCGTAACTATGCTTTCCTTACTTCCACAAGTGTGGAGTAAAACGTGGGTCCACCGCCCAGGTCGGTGAGACGCTGCGAGGTGAGCAGGTTCACATTGTTGCCCTCCGGCGAAAGCTTGTTCCAGTTCAGCCGCCCGGCCACCACACCGCGGGGTACGCTGCTGCTGACGCGGGCCCGCATATGCAATCGTCCGCGCCCATTGAAGATCTCCACCATGTCTCCGTCCCGGATGCCCCGCGTGGCTGCATCTTCCGCATGCATTTCGAGGAAGTTGGTGTAGGCGGCCTCCATCTTTTGGTGTCCGGCAAGGTTGGCAAAGGTCGAGTTCATATAGTTGTCCGCCTTGCGGGGCAGAAACTCCAGCGGGTACTCGGGCCCGGCAGAATGGCGCGATTCCACTGGAGGATGGAAGGTGGGTAGAGGATCGAGTCCTTTCGCCGCCAGCGTTTCAGAGAAGAACTCGATTTTGCCGCTTGGAGTTGGGAAGGGCCCACTGGCAAAAGGAAGAAATGGGCTGGAAAACTTTAACCGCTGGTGGCCGCCGGCCGCATTCAGGGTTTCAGCAGTCATTCCTGCCATCCACGGGTCCTGTTTTTCCGGCTGGTTTACGCGGAGCGCCTGGGCAATCAGGTCCTCGGCCGTGTCGCGGAAGCAGGGTTCGGGAAAGCCCATGCGCTGGGCAAGCTGAGAAAAAAGCCAGACATTCGAACGCGCCTCGCCCAGCGGCTCTATGGCCTGGTTGGAGATCTGCACGTAGTAGTGACCGTAGGCGCCTTGTACGTCCTGGTGTTCCAGAAAAGTGGTCGCAGGCAGCAGGACGTCCGCATAGTCGGCAGTGTCCGTAAAGAACTGCTCATGGACCACAGTAAACAGGTCTTCGCGTTTCATGCCGCGGAGCACCTGCGCCTGGTCTGGAGCAATTGCCGCAGGATTGGAGTTGTAGACGAAAAGGGCCTTGACCGGTGGCGCTTCCAGCTCCGTCAAAGCGTGACCGAGCTGCGTCATGTTGATGACGCGCGCCGGGCGCTGCAGCGGACTGGCCAGCATCAGGTCCGGCCGTTCCAGCGCGGTCCTGTCCCAGGTAAAGGCCCCGCTGGTGGAGAGCTGGAAGCCCCCACCGGGATGCTTCCAGGCACCGGTCAGCGCCGGAAGCATGGCAATCGCACGGGCCGCCGCCCCGCCGTTCTCATTCCGCTGCACGCCGTAGTTCATGCGGATGACCGCGGGAGGCGTGGTTGCGTATTCAATAGCCAGCCGTTCGATGTCCTCGGAGGAAAGGCCAGTCCAGGCGGCGACGCGCCCGGGGGTATAGCTGGCGACATGCTGCTTGAGCGCATCGAACCCATGAGTATTTTCAGCAATGTAAGCGCGGTCTTCGAGTCCTTCCCGCAGAATGACATGCATCATGCCCAGGGCCAGGGCCGTATCGGTCCCAGGATTCACGGCAACGTGCCAGTCCGCCAATCGGGCCGTCCTGGTTTTATAAGGATCAATGACCACCAGTTTTGCGCCCTTACGGCGTGCCTCCTCAATCATGGGCCAAAGATGAATGTTGTTACCGTGAACATTTCCGCCCCACACCAGAATGTAGCGCGCCAGCGAAAACAGCTCCGGGTCGGTGCCCAGCTTGCGTCCGTAAACAGAGACCAGAGCGTCACCACCGGCCGTGGAACAGATCGTGCGGTCCAGTTGCGAGGCCCCCAGGCGATGAAAAAAACGGCGGTCCATCGACCCGTATCCGAGCACGCCGATGGTCCCGGCATAGGAATAGGGCAGCACAGCCTCCGGCCCATACTCTGCGCTGATCTGCCGCAGCTTCTCCGTAATCTGGTCCAGTGCCTCGTCCCAACGGATGCGTTCAAATGCCTCTTTTTCCCGACCAAAAGGCAACGGTCCCTTGGGTACCCCGTTACGGCGGCGCATCGGATAGAGCAACCTGTCCGGCGAATAGACCCGGTCGAGATACCGGGCCACC from Pseudacidobacterium ailaaui includes these protein-coding regions:
- a CDS encoding molybdopterin-containing oxidoreductase family protein, which translates into the protein MSVAKTVHAVCSHDCPDSCGVLVSVDEAGRAVRIQGDPDHPVTRGFLCGKVARYLDRVYSPDRLLYPMRRRNGVPKGPLPFGREKEAFERIRWDEALDQITEKLRQISAEYGPEAVLPYSYAGTIGVLGYGSMDRRFFHRLGASQLDRTICSTAGGDALVSVYGRKLGTDPELFSLARYILVWGGNVHGNNIHLWPMIEEARRKGAKLVVIDPYKTRTARLADWHVAVNPGTDTALALGMMHVILREGLEDRAYIAENTHGFDALKQHVASYTPGRVAAWTGLSSEDIERLAIEYATTPPAVIRMNYGVQRNENGGAAARAIAMLPALTGAWKHPGGGFQLSTSGAFTWDRTALERPDLMLASPLQRPARVINMTQLGHALTELEAPPVKALFVYNSNPAAIAPDQAQVLRGMKREDLFTVVHEQFFTDTADYADVLLPATTFLEHQDVQGAYGHYYVQISNQAIEPLGEARSNVWLFSQLAQRMGFPEPCFRDTAEDLIAQALRVNQPEKQDPWMAGMTAETLNAAGGHQRLKFSSPFLPFASGPFPTPSGKIEFFSETLAAKGLDPLPTFHPPVESRHSAGPEYPLEFLPRKADNYMNSTFANLAGHQKMEAAYTNFLEMHAEDAATRGIRDGDMVEIFNGRGRLHMRARVSSSVPRGVVAGRLNWNKLSPEGNNVNLLTSQRLTDLGGGPTFYSTLVEVRKA